From a region of the Odoribacter splanchnicus DSM 20712 genome:
- a CDS encoding prolyl-tRNA synthetase associated domain-containing protein, protein MMIGQEKVYETLKALGIEFDYLEHPEAPTIEIARQYWKNLDSTHCKNLFFRNHKGNRHYLVIFHCDRNLAIHDLEQLLKQGKLSFASEKRMEKYLGLKPGSVSPFGLVNDTEHHVYVFLDENLKQARKLSFHPNDNRASLAIKTEDFIRYMDQTGNGYEWIRLY, encoded by the coding sequence ATGATGATTGGACAGGAGAAAGTGTATGAGACATTGAAAGCTTTGGGTATTGAATTCGATTATCTGGAACATCCTGAGGCACCTACGATCGAGATTGCCCGCCAATATTGGAAAAATTTGGACAGTACACATTGTAAGAATTTGTTTTTCAGGAATCATAAGGGAAACCGGCATTACCTGGTTATTTTTCATTGTGATCGGAATCTGGCGATTCATGATCTGGAACAACTATTAAAACAAGGGAAATTAAGTTTTGCTTCGGAAAAACGGATGGAGAAATACCTGGGGTTGAAGCCGGGATCTGTCAGCCCTTTCGGATTAGTGAACGATACGGAACACCATGTCTATGTTTTCCTTGATGAAAATTTGAAACAAGCCCGGAAATTGTCGTTTCATCCGAATGATAACCGGGCTTCTCTGGCTATAAAGACGGAAGATTTTATCCGTTATATGGATCAGACAGGGAATGGGTATGAGTGGATCAGACTTTATTGA
- a CDS encoding aminopeptidase P family protein, whose product MFNKETYIQRRNRLKKEIGKGILLFLGNNESGMNYTDNTYHFRQDSTFLYFFGSDYAGLSALIDIDEDREIIFGDELTIDDIVWMGTQPTIREKSASVGITATAPTAQLSDYLNKAVQQGRRIHYLPPYRGEHQVTLLRLLGIAPEAQVAGASTELIRAVVGQRNYKSAEEIREIEEAVNISADMHIRAMQLVRPGMKECEIAAAVTEVALQNGGQLSFPVIATINGQTLHNHYHGNILHEGQLLLLDAGAENGMHYSGDLSSTIPVSKHFTEQQKTIYQIALQAHQAAVAALRPGIPFKEVHLIAARTIAEGMKSIGLMKGDPDEAARSGAYALFFPCGLGHMMGLDVHDMENLGEVWVGYNGQPKSTQFGFKSLRLARPLEPGFVFTIEPGIYFIPELIDYWRSEKRFCEFIQYDKLEPWKGFSGIRNEEDYLITPDGARRLGKYKPMTIGEVEGMK is encoded by the coding sequence ATGTTCAACAAAGAAACTTACATTCAGAGACGTAACAGACTGAAGAAAGAAATCGGTAAAGGGATTTTACTATTTCTCGGCAACAATGAAAGCGGTATGAATTATACCGACAACACGTATCATTTCCGTCAGGATTCGACTTTTTTATATTTTTTCGGTTCGGATTATGCCGGTCTTTCGGCTCTGATCGATATCGATGAAGACCGGGAAATTATTTTCGGGGATGAACTGACCATCGACGATATCGTCTGGATGGGCACCCAACCCACGATACGGGAAAAGAGTGCTTCAGTAGGCATCACAGCAACCGCTCCGACCGCCCAGCTGAGCGATTATTTAAATAAAGCGGTACAGCAGGGACGTCGTATCCATTATCTGCCTCCTTACCGGGGTGAACATCAGGTCACCCTACTCCGTTTACTGGGGATTGCCCCTGAAGCGCAAGTTGCCGGAGCCTCTACCGAACTGATCCGGGCTGTAGTCGGCCAACGAAACTACAAATCGGCCGAGGAGATCAGGGAGATAGAAGAAGCAGTAAATATCTCCGCCGATATGCACATCCGGGCGATGCAACTTGTCCGGCCGGGGATGAAAGAATGTGAAATAGCAGCAGCAGTGACAGAAGTCGCTTTACAAAATGGCGGACAATTGTCTTTCCCGGTGATTGCCACCATTAACGGGCAAACCCTCCATAATCATTATCACGGTAATATCCTCCACGAAGGGCAGTTGTTATTGTTGGATGCAGGAGCGGAAAACGGCATGCACTATTCCGGCGACCTCTCGTCGACCATTCCGGTAAGTAAACATTTTACAGAACAGCAGAAAACCATCTATCAAATCGCTTTACAAGCCCATCAGGCCGCAGTTGCCGCCCTAAGACCGGGCATTCCGTTCAAAGAGGTCCATCTGATTGCCGCCCGTACGATTGCAGAAGGGATGAAATCGATCGGCCTGATGAAAGGAGATCCCGACGAAGCAGCCCGTTCGGGTGCTTATGCGTTGTTCTTTCCCTGCGGACTCGGCCACATGATGGGACTCGATGTTCACGACATGGAGAATTTAGGCGAAGTATGGGTAGGATATAACGGACAACCCAAAAGTACACAGTTCGGTTTCAAATCGCTCCGTCTGGCCCGCCCCCTGGAACCCGGTTTTGTCTTTACCATAGAACCCGGCATCTATTTTATTCCTGAGCTCATCGACTATTGGAGAAGTGAAAAACGGTTCTGCGAATTTATCCAATACGACAAATTGGAACCCTGGAAAGGTTTCAGCGGCATCCGTAACGAAGAAGACTACCTGATCACTCCCGACGGAGCACGCCGGCTCGGCAAATATAAACCGATGACAATCGGGGAGGTGGAAGGAATGAAGTAG
- a CDS encoding hybrid sensor histidine kinase/response regulator transcription factor: MKTFVFILFFLSLASLSPTFGIPSQFRHYTVENGLSSNAVQCLLQDRTGYIWCGTSDGLNRFDSRHFKTFRHIPGDTASLGNNVIHSLFEDSKGNLWIGTENGVFRYRVSEEKFSTFHLPDIPDRLSQKIIYSIKEDQLGKIWISVYGSGVFRYNPSDGKIKHYSHDINDEKSLISNLTTKILIDHTGEVWIATHDQGVCKYDPFTDSFFRIDATDKQKGYTARYIYALCEDSFGNIWLCDNGLFKYDKTTRNCTACLPPADEPITYIHFITEIQPGILLIGSNSGLTQYNLAENTFSTIGYNVLFPQGLNDGIVYSILKDREGGIWVGTNAGGINYLTPGTNWFNTFCYTPGKTSAPGKVINSFCENTDGTIWIGTDNKGLWNYNPHDQSFTPVYLDAQNPDLSVHALYCDHHELWVGTYAHGVYRLNSATGKVTNYSDKNIKGLNPGSVYAIYKDSSGRLWFGTQTGILYYDIFSNSFVTIADLGYNSYITDITEDANHTIWFASQGKGLISYDLKTSTLKFHSNDQTGLPQSIVCLCSDQGKLRIGTGGYGLYTYNPADHSFTRHPDPLFRTHTTIQTIISSYNELWITTNAGLLRFNTSDGTISYYNQEDGLVCLPFTNQAGLQTSGGQIYIGGSNGFNVFHPQSIRKNEVIPHIVFTAFRLFNQDITIGGHSVLQAQIDRQRSVILPHNEAVFSIEFVTTSYCAPSKNKYKYMLKGFDKTWNNTDNQNNIATYTNLSPGNYTFQVMACNNDEVWNPEKAEIRITILPPWWLSNGMLVVYGILIVLAIALGYALLLQRTNRRHRNKIAALHHENERKLFDAKIGFFTHITHEIRTPVTLILAPVEEIMRQKNIPEEIRDDLEVVKRNSERLLDLVNQILDFTKAEQEAFSSQNTWFDIDDLVEKTVQRFTPAAQQKGIQLSHDTPQPIRICTDREALTKVLSNLLTNAMKFTKDRILVSLTENPEAHTVTISVEDNGTGIKPTEKEKIFNLFYQSANKPQLPNKGFGIGLAIVSLLVKRMMGKIEVESEENRFTRFRITLPQDEQNDLSISVTSPDKTAELQEVKAEDPIEPAGTEKTDKDGKKAGTVLIVEDNEEFISYLTRVIGQRYHIHTAGNGEEALKSLENLKPDIVISDVMMPVMDGIELCKRIKSDINLSHIPVILLTARTDTASKIAGLENGADVYIEKPVSVSYLYAQMVSLLENRNKLRCLFSEKPFTPINTLTETQADEKWFNRLNEIIQENISNTEFSVDQLTRSVNMSRTLLYAKVKAVTGLTPNEFIRLVRLRKAAEYLAGNEYKINEICYMVGFNSPSYFAKCFQNQFGVLPKDFINNTN; this comes from the coding sequence ATGAAAACGTTTGTCTTTATCTTATTCTTTCTATCGCTCGCTTCACTCTCCCCGACCTTCGGCATTCCTTCCCAATTTCGCCATTATACGGTTGAAAACGGCTTATCGAGTAATGCTGTACAATGTTTGTTGCAGGACCGGACAGGATATATCTGGTGTGGCACTTCAGACGGTCTGAATCGCTTCGATTCGCGCCATTTCAAAACTTTCCGGCATATTCCCGGCGACACGGCTTCTTTAGGCAATAATGTCATTCATTCTTTATTCGAGGATTCGAAAGGTAATCTTTGGATCGGTACTGAGAACGGTGTTTTCCGCTACCGGGTATCCGAAGAAAAATTTTCGACCTTTCATCTACCGGATATCCCGGACCGGCTTTCTCAAAAAATCATCTACTCGATCAAGGAAGACCAATTGGGAAAAATCTGGATATCGGTTTATGGAAGCGGTGTTTTCCGCTACAATCCTTCGGACGGCAAGATCAAACATTACAGTCACGACATCAACGATGAAAAGAGTCTTATTTCCAATCTGACCACCAAAATTCTGATCGACCACACCGGAGAAGTATGGATAGCCACTCATGATCAGGGAGTATGTAAATACGATCCCTTCACCGACTCTTTTTTCCGGATCGATGCTACAGATAAACAAAAAGGATATACAGCCCGTTACATTTACGCCCTATGTGAAGATTCTTTCGGAAATATCTGGTTGTGTGACAACGGACTTTTCAAATACGATAAAACAACCCGCAACTGTACGGCCTGCCTCCCTCCTGCTGACGAACCGATAACCTATATCCATTTTATTACCGAAATACAACCGGGTATATTGCTCATCGGTTCCAATAGCGGACTGACACAATATAATCTGGCGGAGAACACTTTTTCTACGATCGGATACAATGTTCTTTTTCCGCAAGGATTAAATGACGGGATTGTCTATTCGATTCTGAAAGACCGGGAAGGAGGTATCTGGGTGGGAACGAACGCCGGAGGTATCAATTATCTTACGCCGGGTACCAATTGGTTCAATACGTTCTGCTATACACCGGGCAAAACAAGTGCCCCGGGGAAAGTCATCAATTCTTTTTGTGAAAACACCGACGGGACGATATGGATCGGAACAGATAATAAAGGGCTTTGGAACTACAACCCACACGACCAATCTTTCACTCCGGTATACTTAGACGCCCAAAATCCGGACCTCAGCGTGCACGCCTTATATTGCGACCACCATGAATTATGGGTCGGGACTTATGCTCACGGTGTGTACCGGTTAAATTCAGCTACCGGTAAAGTGACCAACTATTCGGATAAAAATATCAAGGGCTTGAATCCGGGCAGTGTATACGCTATATACAAAGACAGCTCAGGCAGGCTCTGGTTCGGTACCCAAACCGGCATCCTATATTACGATATCTTCAGCAATTCGTTCGTTACTATCGCCGATCTGGGATACAACAGCTACATCACCGACATCACCGAAGACGCCAACCACACGATCTGGTTTGCTTCGCAAGGCAAAGGATTGATCAGCTATGACCTGAAAACCAGTACCCTCAAATTTCATTCCAACGATCAGACCGGTTTACCACAATCTATCGTGTGCCTGTGCAGCGATCAGGGCAAGTTAAGGATCGGTACGGGCGGATACGGACTTTATACCTACAATCCGGCCGATCATAGCTTTACCCGTCATCCCGATCCGTTATTTCGTACCCATACCACCATACAGACGATCATCTCCAGTTATAATGAATTGTGGATCACGACCAATGCCGGTTTACTCCGGTTCAATACTTCAGACGGAACCATCAGTTATTACAATCAGGAAGACGGACTCGTCTGCCTTCCGTTTACCAACCAGGCCGGCCTGCAAACTTCCGGTGGACAGATTTATATCGGCGGCAGCAATGGGTTCAATGTCTTCCATCCGCAAAGTATCCGCAAGAATGAAGTGATTCCCCATATTGTTTTTACGGCCTTCCGGCTTTTCAATCAGGATATAACAATCGGCGGACATTCGGTTCTGCAAGCTCAGATCGACCGTCAGCGCTCGGTCATTCTCCCTCACAACGAAGCCGTTTTCTCTATCGAATTTGTAACGACCAGCTATTGTGCCCCGAGTAAAAACAAATACAAATACATGTTGAAAGGTTTCGATAAAACCTGGAACAACACGGACAATCAAAACAACATAGCCACCTACACCAACCTATCCCCGGGGAATTATACCTTCCAGGTGATGGCCTGTAATAACGACGAGGTATGGAATCCCGAAAAAGCAGAAATCCGGATTACAATTCTTCCACCCTGGTGGTTGTCGAACGGTATGTTAGTCGTTTACGGTATCCTGATCGTTTTAGCGATCGCTTTGGGGTATGCACTTTTATTACAACGGACCAACCGACGCCACCGCAACAAGATCGCAGCCTTGCATCACGAGAACGAACGCAAACTGTTCGATGCTAAAATCGGATTTTTCACTCATATTACCCATGAAATCCGTACTCCGGTAACGCTGATCCTGGCCCCCGTAGAGGAGATCATGCGTCAAAAAAACATCCCGGAGGAAATCAGGGACGACCTGGAAGTTGTCAAACGCAACAGCGAACGGTTACTGGACCTGGTGAATCAGATTCTGGATTTTACGAAAGCCGAACAAGAAGCTTTTTCCTCCCAAAACACCTGGTTCGACATCGATGATCTGGTGGAAAAAACTGTACAGCGTTTTACGCCTGCAGCTCAGCAAAAGGGGATACAGCTCTCCCACGATACTCCACAACCGATCCGGATTTGCACCGACCGGGAAGCACTGACCAAAGTGTTGAGTAACCTGCTGACCAATGCCATGAAATTTACCAAAGACCGTATTCTGGTCTCCCTCACTGAAAATCCTGAAGCACATACGGTAACGATCTCAGTCGAAGACAACGGTACGGGAATCAAACCTACGGAGAAAGAAAAAATATTCAACCTCTTTTACCAATCGGCCAATAAACCACAACTCCCGAACAAAGGTTTCGGTATCGGGCTAGCCATCGTCAGCCTGTTGGTGAAACGAATGATGGGAAAGATAGAAGTGGAAAGCGAAGAAAACCGGTTTACCCGTTTCCGGATCACGCTTCCCCAGGACGAACAAAACGACCTTTCTATTTCTGTGACCTCTCCGGATAAAACAGCAGAACTCCAGGAAGTAAAAGCTGAAGATCCGATCGAACCTGCCGGAACAGAGAAGACCGACAAAGATGGGAAAAAGGCCGGAACCGTACTGATTGTCGAAGATAACGAAGAGTTTATTTCTTATCTCACCCGTGTCATCGGACAACGATATCATATCCACACGGCCGGAAATGGCGAAGAAGCATTGAAATCACTGGAAAATCTGAAACCGGACATTGTCATCAGCGACGTCATGATGCCGGTAATGGATGGAATAGAATTATGCAAACGAATAAAAAGCGACATCAATCTAAGTCATATCCCGGTAATCCTGCTCACAGCACGCACGGATACAGCAAGCAAAATCGCCGGCCTGGAAAACGGAGCGGATGTCTATATCGAGAAACCGGTATCTGTGAGCTATCTGTATGCACAGATGGTCAGTCTGCTGGAAAACCGGAACAAACTGCGTTGTCTTTTTTCAGAGAAACCTTTCACCCCGATCAATACCCTGACCGAAACACAGGCCGACGAAAAATGGTTTAACCGTTTGAACGAGATCATCCAGGAGAATATCTCGAATACAGAATTTTCCGTCGACCAACTCACCCGAAGTGTCAATATGAGCCGTACCCTTCTGTATGCCAAAGTAAAGGCAGTAACCGGTTTGACCCCGAATGAATTTATCCGGTTGGTACGCCTGCGTAAAGCAGCGGAATATCTGGCCGGAAACGAATATAAGATCAACGAGATCTGTTATATGGTCGGCTTTAACAGTCCCTCCTACTTTGCCAAATGTTTCCAAAATCAATTCGGCGTATTACCCAAAGATTTTATCAACAATACCAACTGA